In Salarias fasciatus chromosome 2, fSalaFa1.1, whole genome shotgun sequence, one genomic interval encodes:
- the enpp6 gene encoding glycerophosphocholine cholinephosphodiesterase ENPP6 encodes MTGRHTETRHMTGNYMWSEASDQEFLIGTNADSLLPLWWDGSEPLWVSLQRQGRDVFMYYWPGCEVEILGVRPAFCEKYVYNPSVENLTDSITDALGVLRSGRADMAAIYYEKIDVEGHHFGPDSEQVRAAVRELDGAMQTLNRKLKEMNEEQHINVVLFSDHGMTKLQWMEKLIELDKHINMTDVRKMMDRGPVVNLWPRQDKYNEVYAALSRVSNMQVYGRQEIPERLHYKGGKFVSPLTLVADPGWFITENRDKLPYWRNESGPASAWQHGWHGYDNEFLDMRGFFLAKGPDFKQNVQAAPIRAVDVYNLMCWTLGVQPLPNNGSWSRVEYLLRSSAGPLQPGPAWTCWTCWACWGASVTLLLTRGN; translated from the exons GCCGCCACACTGAAACACGCCACATGACGGGGAACTACATGTGGAGCGAAGCCTCCGACCAGGAGTTCCTGATCGGCACCAACGCCGACAGCCTGCTGCCGCTGTGGTGGGACGGCTCGGAGCCGCTGTGGGTCAGCCTGCAGAGGCAGGGCCGCGACGTCTTCATGTACTACTGGCCTG GCTGCGAGGTGGAGATTCTGGGCGTCCGCCCGGCGTTCTGTGAGAAGTACGTCTACAACCCGTCGGTTGAGAACCTGACCGACTCCATCACCGACGCCCTGGGTGTGTTGAG GTCGGGCCGAGCGGACATGGCTGCCATTTACTATGAGAAAATAGACGTGGAGGGCCACCACTTCGGCCCGGACTCCGAGCAGGTCCGGGCTGCTGTGAGGGAGCTGGACGGGGCCATGCAGACGCTCAACAGGAAGCTGAAG GAGATGAATGAAGAGCAGCACATCAACGTGGTGCTGTTTTCAGATCACGGCATGACCAAGCTGCAGTGGATGGAGAAGCTGATAGAGCTGGACAAACACATCAACATGACGGACGTCAGGAAGATGATGGACCGAGGACCGGTCGTCAATCTGTGGCCTCGGCAGGACAAGTACAACGAG GTGTATGCGGCGCTGTCCCGGGTCTCCAACATGCAGGTCTACGGCAGACAGGAGATCCCTGAGCGCCTCCACTACAAGGGAGGGAAGTTTGTTTCTCCTCTCACGCTGGTGGCGGATCCAGGCTGGTTCATCACGGAG aacAGAGACAAGCTTCCGTACTGGAGGAATGAGTCTGGGCCGGCCTCGGCCTGGCAGCACGGCTGGCACGGATACGACAATGAGTTCCTGGACATGAGGGGCTTCTTCTTGGCTAAAGGACCTG ACTTTAAGCAGAACGTGCAGGCGGCGCCGATCCGAGCCGTGGACGTCTACAACCTGATGTGCTGGACTCTGGGGGTCCAGCCTCTGCCCAACAACGGGTCCTGGTCCCGGGTGGAGTACCtgctgaggagctctgctggtCCCCTGCAGCCGGGACCggcctggacctgctggacctgctgggcctgctgggGGGCTTCAGTGACTCTGCTCCTGACCAGAGGGAACTGA
- the LOC115396992 gene encoding fibroblast growth factor 4-like, producing the protein MSCSGSRLPLLLYGLLLCSCFASSAVLAALRQSPQSAASPDSWSKREATPRDAHGDGDGHFLLGIKRLRRLYCNVGIGFHIQVLPNGTIRGVHSEDRYSLLEISPVDRGVVTLFGVRSRLFIAMNDKGKLYGSGRFSDECQFKESLLANNYNAYESAVHPGMYIGLSRMGKTKRGNRVTPNMTMTHFLPRI; encoded by the exons ATGTCCTGCTCCGGGTCCCGGCTCCCCCTGCTCCTGTACGGCCTCCTGCTGTGCAGCTGCTTCGCCTCGTCCGCCGTCCTCGCCGCTTTGAGACAAAGCCCGCAGAGCGCCGCATCGCCGGACTCCTGGAGCAAGAGGGAGGCCACGCCACGAGACGcacacggagacggagacggacaCTTCCTGCTGGGCATCAAGAGGCTGAGGAGGCTCTACTGCAACGTGGGCATCGGCTTCCACATCCAGGTCCTCCCCAACGGGACCATCAGGGGCGTCCACAGCGAGGACAGATACA GCCTCCTGGAGATCTCTCCGGTGGACAGAGGAGTGGTGACTCTGTTCGGGGTGAGGAGCCGTCTCTTCATCGCCATGAACGACAAAGGGAAGCTCTACGGCTCG GGTCGATTCAGCGACGAGTGCCAGTTCAAGGAGAGTCTCCTGGCCAACAACTACAACGCGTACGAGTCGGCGGTCCACCCGGGGATGTACATCGGCCTCAGCAGGATGGGCAAAACCAAGCGAGGCAACCGAGTCACCCCCAACATGACCATGACACACTTCCTGCCCCGGATATGA
- the immt gene encoding MICOS complex subunit MIC60 isoform X2, protein MLRACVRGANAAARRNLWRTPVQSRGYSSGEPSGAAKVVAASLLTVSGGVGGTILYAKWDPKFRAAVEKNVPYSDQILGLALGPAPPDGGPAVKKAVEPVQPPSMMDRPAKTPRAKPEKTVKEAAEPAEPSPVQSPPAQSLEEASAEASHIISAISEVPSVPAPCDTEAAVKEECAECHEHEAPPTEAPAEPLKERPVEEVTARLAQQDLEEQDAVAALSVSLEESLASSAKATLQAMGAQEAALQAVSQHTLKLKEAMEAEVPPQEKSDQWKELEGALADRTSAENDAREALLKANEALDGLRALIDRSKGLKISSARPLILAAEENLHKMVVDLDKVVTKVQTAESESKIVSQYSELVKEAKQQFQREVSSLTPDIQANWKSLTGKLSTDDLNALIAHAHRRIDQLNRELAEQRVREQIHIDAALDQQKLEDQKAMETAVNTALQHVREEARLEQERKLAELREVMEAEMRTQLRRQAAAHTDHVQDVLKVQEQELKSEAEQVLNSKTLELETRYRQLSQEQLDNFTLDMNTAYARLKGMEEAIDSHVVAEEAARSAHQLWLSVEALSYALKTADAETPTVPLEAAAQAVRHSCRDDEFALALAAALPEESLQRGVYSEASLRARFYSLRSLARRVALVNETHNSLYQYFLSYLQAALLFEKKLEAPPAQLSAQDLDPFKLLSYASYCLEHGDLELAAKLVNQLRGEARRVVEDWLAEARLTLETRQAVGLLSAYANAVGLGTTQAP, encoded by the exons ATGCTGCGGGCCTGTGTCCGAGGAGCTAACGCTGCAGCCCGG aggaaCCTGTGGAGAACCCCTGTCCAGTCCCGGGGCTACAGTTCAGGAGAACCCAG CGGAGCTGCAAAGGTGGTGGCTGCGTCCCTGCTGACGGTGAGCGGCGGCGTCGGAGGGACCATCCTCTACGCCAAATGGGACCCCAAGTTCCGGGCGGCGGTGGAGAAGAACGTTCCGTACTCGGACCAGATCCTGGGCCTGGCGCTGGGACCGGCCCCTCCGGACGGCGGGCCTGCCGTCAAGAAAGCG gtggagcCGGTCCAGCCCCCGTCCATGATGGACCGCCCAGCCAAGACCCCCAGGGCCAAGCCCGAGAAGACGGTGAAGGAGGCGGCGGAACCCGCAGAACCCAGTCCGGTCCAGAGCCCCCCTGCTCAGAGCCTGGAAG AGGCTTCGGCGGAGGCCTCACACATCATCTCGGCCATCAGCGAGGTTCCCTCGGTCCCTGCTCCGTGTGACACAGAGGCAGCAGTCAAAG AGGAGTGCGCAGAGTGCCATGAGcatgaagccccgcccacagagGCTCCGGCCGAGCCGCTGAAGGAGCGACCGGTGGAGGAAGTGACGGCTCGACTggctcagcaggacctggaggagcaggacgccgtggcag ccctgTCGGTGAGCCTGGAGGAGTCCCTGGCCAGCTCTGCTAAAGCCACCCTCCAGGCCATGGGCGCTCAGGAAGCCGCCCTCCAGGCCGTCTCgcaacacacactcaagctGAAGGAGGCCATGGAGGCCGAG GTTCCACCTCAGGAGAAGTCCGATCAGTGGAAGGAACTGGAAGGAGCTCTGGCTGATAGAACGTCTGCTGAGAACGACGCCAGAGAGGCTCTGCTGAAGGCCAA TGAAGCGCTGGACGGCCTCAGGGCGCTCATCGACCGTTCTAAAGGGCTGAAGATCTCTTCGGCTCGTCCCCTCATCCTGGCGGCGGAGGAGAACCTCCACAAGATGGTGGTGGACCTGGACAAAGTGGTCACCAAG GTGCAGACTGCGGAGTCGGAGTCTAAGATCGTGTCTCAGTACAGTGAACTGGTGAAAGAAGCCAAGCAGCAGTTCCAGAGGGAAGTGAGCAGCCTGACCCCTGACATCCAGGCCAACTGGAAGAGTCTGa CGGGGAAGCTGTCGACAGACGACCTGAACGCGCTCATCGCTCACGCTCACCGCCGCATCGACCAGCTGAACCGGGAGCTGGCCGAGCAGCGGGTCCGGGAGCAGATCCACATCGACGCGGCTCTGGACcagcagaagctggaggacCAGAAGGCCATGGAGACGGCGGTGAACACGGCCCTGCAGCACGTCCGGGAGGAGGCCCggctggagcaggagaggaag ctgGCTGAGCTCAGGGAGGTGATGGAGGCGGAGATGAGGACTCAGCTGAGGCGCCAGGCGGCCGCTCACACAGACCACGTCCAGGATGTCCTGAAGGtccaggagcaggagctgaaATCAGAGGCCGAGCAG gtcctGAACAGTAAGACTCTGGAGCTGGAGACGCGCTACCGTCAGCTGAGCCAGGAGCAGCTGGATAACTTCACCCTGGACATGAACACGGCGTACGCTCGGCTGAAGGGCATGGAGGAGGCCATCGACA GTCACGTggtggcggaggaggcggcgcgCTCGGCTCACCAGCTCTGGCTGTCGGTGGAGGCGCTGAGCTACGCCCTGAAGACGGCGGACGCCGAGACGCCCACCGTCCCCCTGGAGGCCGCCGCCCAGGCCGTGCGCCACAGCTGCCGGGACGACGAGTTCGCCCTGGCGCTGGCCGCCGCCCTGCCCGAGGAGTCGCTGCAGCGCGGCGTGTACAGCGAGGCGTCGCTGCGCGCACGCTTCTATTCGCTGCGCTCGCTGGCTCGCCGCGTCGCCCTGGTCAACGAGACCCACAACTCCCTGTACCAGTACTTCCTGTCCTACCTGCAGGCCGCCCTGCTGTTCGAGAAGAAACTGGAGGCTCCGCCCGCCCAGCTGAGCGCCCAGGATCTAGACCCCTTCAAGCTGCTGTCGTACGCCAGCTACTGCCTGGAGCACGGCGACCTGGAGCTGGCCGCCAAGCTGGTGAACCAGCTGCGGGGCGAGGCGCGCCGCGTGGTGGAAGACTGGCTGGCCGAGGCCCGCCTCACGCTAGAGACACGCCAGGCGGTCGGCCTGCTGTCCGCCTACGCCAACGCCGTGGGCCTGGGCACCACCCAGGCCCCGTAG
- the immt gene encoding MICOS complex subunit MIC60 isoform X1, whose product MLRACVRGANAAARRNLWRTPVQSRGYSSGEPSGAAKVVAASLLTVSGGVGGTILYAKWDPKFRAAVEKNVPYSDQILGLALGPAPPDGGPAVKKAVEPVQPPSMMDRPAKTPRAKPEKTVKEAAEPAEPSPVQSPPAQSLEEAPPEASAEASHIISAISEVPSVPAPCDTEAAVKEECAECHEHEAPPTEAPAEPLKERPVEEVTARLAQQDLEEQDAVAALSVSLEESLASSAKATLQAMGAQEAALQAVSQHTLKLKEAMEAEVPPQEKSDQWKELEGALADRTSAENDAREALLKANEALDGLRALIDRSKGLKISSARPLILAAEENLHKMVVDLDKVVTKVQTAESESKIVSQYSELVKEAKQQFQREVSSLTPDIQANWKSLTGKLSTDDLNALIAHAHRRIDQLNRELAEQRVREQIHIDAALDQQKLEDQKAMETAVNTALQHVREEARLEQERKLAELREVMEAEMRTQLRRQAAAHTDHVQDVLKVQEQELKSEAEQVLNSKTLELETRYRQLSQEQLDNFTLDMNTAYARLKGMEEAIDSHVVAEEAARSAHQLWLSVEALSYALKTADAETPTVPLEAAAQAVRHSCRDDEFALALAAALPEESLQRGVYSEASLRARFYSLRSLARRVALVNETHNSLYQYFLSYLQAALLFEKKLEAPPAQLSAQDLDPFKLLSYASYCLEHGDLELAAKLVNQLRGEARRVVEDWLAEARLTLETRQAVGLLSAYANAVGLGTTQAP is encoded by the exons ATGCTGCGGGCCTGTGTCCGAGGAGCTAACGCTGCAGCCCGG aggaaCCTGTGGAGAACCCCTGTCCAGTCCCGGGGCTACAGTTCAGGAGAACCCAG CGGAGCTGCAAAGGTGGTGGCTGCGTCCCTGCTGACGGTGAGCGGCGGCGTCGGAGGGACCATCCTCTACGCCAAATGGGACCCCAAGTTCCGGGCGGCGGTGGAGAAGAACGTTCCGTACTCGGACCAGATCCTGGGCCTGGCGCTGGGACCGGCCCCTCCGGACGGCGGGCCTGCCGTCAAGAAAGCG gtggagcCGGTCCAGCCCCCGTCCATGATGGACCGCCCAGCCAAGACCCCCAGGGCCAAGCCCGAGAAGACGGTGAAGGAGGCGGCGGAACCCGCAGAACCCAGTCCGGTCCAGAGCCCCCCTGCTCAGAGCCTGGAAG AAGCCCCTCCAG AGGCTTCGGCGGAGGCCTCACACATCATCTCGGCCATCAGCGAGGTTCCCTCGGTCCCTGCTCCGTGTGACACAGAGGCAGCAGTCAAAG AGGAGTGCGCAGAGTGCCATGAGcatgaagccccgcccacagagGCTCCGGCCGAGCCGCTGAAGGAGCGACCGGTGGAGGAAGTGACGGCTCGACTggctcagcaggacctggaggagcaggacgccgtggcag ccctgTCGGTGAGCCTGGAGGAGTCCCTGGCCAGCTCTGCTAAAGCCACCCTCCAGGCCATGGGCGCTCAGGAAGCCGCCCTCCAGGCCGTCTCgcaacacacactcaagctGAAGGAGGCCATGGAGGCCGAG GTTCCACCTCAGGAGAAGTCCGATCAGTGGAAGGAACTGGAAGGAGCTCTGGCTGATAGAACGTCTGCTGAGAACGACGCCAGAGAGGCTCTGCTGAAGGCCAA TGAAGCGCTGGACGGCCTCAGGGCGCTCATCGACCGTTCTAAAGGGCTGAAGATCTCTTCGGCTCGTCCCCTCATCCTGGCGGCGGAGGAGAACCTCCACAAGATGGTGGTGGACCTGGACAAAGTGGTCACCAAG GTGCAGACTGCGGAGTCGGAGTCTAAGATCGTGTCTCAGTACAGTGAACTGGTGAAAGAAGCCAAGCAGCAGTTCCAGAGGGAAGTGAGCAGCCTGACCCCTGACATCCAGGCCAACTGGAAGAGTCTGa CGGGGAAGCTGTCGACAGACGACCTGAACGCGCTCATCGCTCACGCTCACCGCCGCATCGACCAGCTGAACCGGGAGCTGGCCGAGCAGCGGGTCCGGGAGCAGATCCACATCGACGCGGCTCTGGACcagcagaagctggaggacCAGAAGGCCATGGAGACGGCGGTGAACACGGCCCTGCAGCACGTCCGGGAGGAGGCCCggctggagcaggagaggaag ctgGCTGAGCTCAGGGAGGTGATGGAGGCGGAGATGAGGACTCAGCTGAGGCGCCAGGCGGCCGCTCACACAGACCACGTCCAGGATGTCCTGAAGGtccaggagcaggagctgaaATCAGAGGCCGAGCAG gtcctGAACAGTAAGACTCTGGAGCTGGAGACGCGCTACCGTCAGCTGAGCCAGGAGCAGCTGGATAACTTCACCCTGGACATGAACACGGCGTACGCTCGGCTGAAGGGCATGGAGGAGGCCATCGACA GTCACGTggtggcggaggaggcggcgcgCTCGGCTCACCAGCTCTGGCTGTCGGTGGAGGCGCTGAGCTACGCCCTGAAGACGGCGGACGCCGAGACGCCCACCGTCCCCCTGGAGGCCGCCGCCCAGGCCGTGCGCCACAGCTGCCGGGACGACGAGTTCGCCCTGGCGCTGGCCGCCGCCCTGCCCGAGGAGTCGCTGCAGCGCGGCGTGTACAGCGAGGCGTCGCTGCGCGCACGCTTCTATTCGCTGCGCTCGCTGGCTCGCCGCGTCGCCCTGGTCAACGAGACCCACAACTCCCTGTACCAGTACTTCCTGTCCTACCTGCAGGCCGCCCTGCTGTTCGAGAAGAAACTGGAGGCTCCGCCCGCCCAGCTGAGCGCCCAGGATCTAGACCCCTTCAAGCTGCTGTCGTACGCCAGCTACTGCCTGGAGCACGGCGACCTGGAGCTGGCCGCCAAGCTGGTGAACCAGCTGCGGGGCGAGGCGCGCCGCGTGGTGGAAGACTGGCTGGCCGAGGCCCGCCTCACGCTAGAGACACGCCAGGCGGTCGGCCTGCTGTCCGCCTACGCCAACGCCGTGGGCCTGGGCACCACCCAGGCCCCGTAG
- the slbp gene encoding histone RNA hairpin-binding protein isoform X1 → MSERSAHSAHQQKRSQDSSWWSHSRKRGVDGHLRSKAEDAETGRDREDRQQDRRPDSFTTPEGSGPVSRCDWGRQVEDDELRRDVHRDMQRYRRRILGADLSQRERKTSSGSSGSCDSKEGDNMETDEATLLRRQKQINYGKNTLAYDRYIREVPKHMRQPGVHPKTPNKFRKYSRRSWDQQIRLWKVKLHAWDPPSEQGQDGTLDHIQELDLNDVMDIELDFPSLDAAPPAPPRPRPVPGG, encoded by the exons ATGTCTGAGCGGAGCGCACACAGCGCACACCAGCAGAAAAG GAGCCAGGACTCGTCCTGGTGGTCCCACAGCAGGAAGAGAGGCGTGGACGGACACCTGCGCAGCAAGGCTGAGGACGCAGAGACGGGGAGGGACAGGGAGGACCGGCAGCAGGACCGCAGGCCTGACag CTTCACCACCCCGGAGGGCTCCGGCCCCGTGTCCCGCTGCGACTGGGGCCGGCAGGTGGAGGACGACGAGTTGAGGAGGGACGTTCACAGAGACATGCAGCG CTACAGACGGAGGATCCTGGGAGCAGACCtgagccagagagagaggaagacgtcTTCTGGCTCCTCAGGAAG ctgcgaCTCCAAGGAAGGAGACAACATGGAGACGGACGAAGCCACGTTGCTACGGCGACAGAAGCAGATCAACTACGGCAAGAACACGCTGGCCTACGACCGCTACATCAGGGAGGTGCCCAA ACACATGCGGCAGCCTGGAGTTCACCCCAAGACCCCCAACAAGTTCCGGAAGTACAGCCGGCGCTCGTGGGACCAGCAGATCAGGCTGTGGAAGGTGAAGCTGCACGCCTGGGACCCCCCCTCGGAGCAGGGCCAGGACGGGACCCTGGACCACAT tCAGGAGCTGGACCTGAACGACGTCATGGACATCGAGCTGGACTTCCCCAGCCTGGACGCcgccccgcccgcccccccccgcccgcggcCTGTCCCTGGAG GATGA
- the slbp gene encoding histone RNA hairpin-binding protein isoform X2 encodes MSERSAHSAHQQKRSQDSSWWSHSRKRGVDGHLRSKAEDAETGRDREDRQQDRRPDSFTTPEGSGPVSRCDWGRQVEDDELRRDVHRDMQRRRILGADLSQRERKTSSGSSGSCDSKEGDNMETDEATLLRRQKQINYGKNTLAYDRYIREVPKHMRQPGVHPKTPNKFRKYSRRSWDQQIRLWKVKLHAWDPPSEQGQDGTLDHIQELDLNDVMDIELDFPSLDAAPPAPPRPRPVPGG; translated from the exons ATGTCTGAGCGGAGCGCACACAGCGCACACCAGCAGAAAAG GAGCCAGGACTCGTCCTGGTGGTCCCACAGCAGGAAGAGAGGCGTGGACGGACACCTGCGCAGCAAGGCTGAGGACGCAGAGACGGGGAGGGACAGGGAGGACCGGCAGCAGGACCGCAGGCCTGACag CTTCACCACCCCGGAGGGCTCCGGCCCCGTGTCCCGCTGCGACTGGGGCCGGCAGGTGGAGGACGACGAGTTGAGGAGGGACGTTCACAGAGACATGCAGCG ACGGAGGATCCTGGGAGCAGACCtgagccagagagagaggaagacgtcTTCTGGCTCCTCAGGAAG ctgcgaCTCCAAGGAAGGAGACAACATGGAGACGGACGAAGCCACGTTGCTACGGCGACAGAAGCAGATCAACTACGGCAAGAACACGCTGGCCTACGACCGCTACATCAGGGAGGTGCCCAA ACACATGCGGCAGCCTGGAGTTCACCCCAAGACCCCCAACAAGTTCCGGAAGTACAGCCGGCGCTCGTGGGACCAGCAGATCAGGCTGTGGAAGGTGAAGCTGCACGCCTGGGACCCCCCCTCGGAGCAGGGCCAGGACGGGACCCTGGACCACAT tCAGGAGCTGGACCTGAACGACGTCATGGACATCGAGCTGGACTTCCCCAGCCTGGACGCcgccccgcccgcccccccccgcccgcggcCTGTCCCTGGAG GATGA